Genomic window (Gadus chalcogrammus isolate NIFS_2021 chromosome 3, NIFS_Gcha_1.0, whole genome shotgun sequence):
GATGTCAAGCTAAATAGCTTATATGCTAGTGCTTTGTCTGCTATATAACTCTTAAGGGGTAATGGACAGTCGATACGTTTACTTTTTTTGCGTAGTTGTATCCCTTTACTTGCCCACCAGTCACATAAACATAGGGACGGTTAGACCATTTACATTGAAATACTCTTGGTTTCCTTATGGGTTCCTTTGTTTCTTTTGAGTTAGCTTCATTTGCTTACTTGATGATACAAGAAAACGCTAGGTTTGGCTGGTACGAAGATTTGTGACTTTAAGATATTGGTATTGGGCATTGCATCCGAATCATGAAACGTGTATAACTTAATACTAGCTAACTAGTTGAAACGAATGTTTATCGCCTCGTTGAATCAAAAATATCTCAATGATTAACGTTAGCTAGCTCCACATTTGCTAATGGTGGCCTGTTGTTGGCTCCAGGTAGTAGATACTTTCCATATCAAATACATTTGACGAAAGGGAGACCCGTGTTATGTTATGGTTTAAGCGACAGTTTTTCTTGGGGACAAAATCATGATGTTGGTCTATAATCAGGTGTCCGTGTGAATGAAAAAGAACGACGCCATAAGTTAGCTGGAGCTAACTAGCGCTAGTAGCATGTACAATCTTCCAGGGCTGAGAGGGTCATACATTGTAGCGTTATCCCGGTCTACTGAACGCAATTTCCGGTTTAAGTAACTAAGTTACCAGTCCCAAGATTAACGTTACGAATTATAAGAACATGGCAAGAATAGTTAAAAAGGAAAAGGACATGGAGAATACATTAGGAGTTCTGTCATAATGTAATTCGGGAAGAAAATACGCGGAACATGGAACGAAGACGGATATCCCTCTTTCGGAAGCCTCGGCCTCTCTTGCAGCTAATCCCATGTAACGgtgtcccgccctctctctctaaaacgCTCATTTGGTGCAAACCTTTCCAGGCGTTCCGTCGTGAGATGAGAACGCCCGTGAACGAGGTTACAATCTGCCGGTTTGTTTAGCTGACTGTCAACATTGCTAGCTTTCCTTGCAATTCCGGGTTTGTGTCAGCATTGTGATGGTTTGTTAATAACAACAATATGCCTAGCATGTAATCATAACATGAAGTTGGTCTTCGTTTTTTTTACAAATCGGCATCCATGTATGTACTATATGTCCCTAGCAAGCATTTGCAAGCAAGGACTAATGTTGTGATTAGCCAAGGAGGCCCAACGCAATTTCCATCAGACATAAGCCACTTCAATTCGCACCAGTGTTTCATGGGGACACCGTGttttgtgtatattgtgtatccCCCAAGATTTTTCGCGCGCCTGTGGTCTAAGTACTTCGATTTGCAGTACATTTAATCTGACATAGTCTGTAGTATCCGGCCTACTTTATTCATTGTACTAGTGGCCAAATCCGATGGCGCAGTTGAACGTGTATTCTTTGCAAGCTAGCTATCCGGGCAGCCAGGTGTCTTACATTGCTGATTTGAAGTGGGGATGAGACAAAGAAGGGTACACAATGTTGGGCAAATTGCCTAAAAAGGTTGTATTCCAGGTTATATTCCTCATGCCAATGAACGACCTTGGTTGACAGTAATTTGCGTTGGACTATGAGGACAAAAGTAATTGTAATGACATGGTATTATTGCCTTCTGAAACTGGAGAGAATTAATGCAGTTCTTGCAAGCCACCCCAAATGTCTGACATGAAGCTGGAACAATGAGaagtctccttttttttttaaccagttTCAAATGTTATTTTCTTGGTTACTTAACTGCATGATAATAACTCCTTGGTAAATGTTCTAACTTTCAGAACATAATATTGTTTACCAAAGAAATGGTGATGGAGAAGCCAAGTCCCCTGCTTGTAGGGCGGGAGTTTGTGAGGCAGTATTACACACTCTTAAACAAGGCACCAGACTTCCTTCACAGGTAAACATCCATACATACTGCAATCATTTAATCACAACAGAATCCAAACCGTTGAGCGGTTTGTGTAAGTACTGCTGactgaaataaaaaaacattgtttcagGTTCTATGGCAGAAATTCTTCTTATGTTCACGGTGGACTCGACCCAAACGGAAAGCTTGCAGAGGCTGTGTACGGGCAGGCGGTATGTGACTTTCGTTTTCTCTTGGTATAGTAACGAGTTAGAACCATGATTCATGACCGGAAGAATGTACTTGGCACATGGGCAGTAAAGTGTGGCAAACTCGTTATGCTATCATAAAATCCTATGTCATAAGCAGTGGTGTTCTGAGCCTTCACTTCTGCTTTCTTTAGCATGGCCGAGACCGGTACACTGAGGTTGTGTCGGTATAGGggaagttgttttattttttcacatgcatttcgcattccttTTTTTTCGGCTTCTATATTTTTGAGGTCTATGAAAATTATCAATCTCAAGATGAAAATTGTGACAACAATAGCAAACAATATGGATATTACAAAACCCATGGCCCCAATCCAAGCCATCGGCATGCATCATTTCCCCTTTGCTTATTCTAAACACTTGCCCTGAGCTCACCTCACTTGTAAGGAACCACCACAACATATGGGTGCACCTCAGTTCCTTTATGAGCTCCTATTTTCTTTCTCTGCCAGGAGATCCACAAGAAGGTTATGTCGCTGCAGTTCAGCGAGTGCCACACAAAGATTCGGCACGTGGACGCACACGCGACCATGACTGACGGCGTGGTGGTCCAGGTTCTGGGGGAGTTGTCCAACAACGGCCAGCCTATGAGGAAGTTCATGCAGACGTTTGTGCTCGCGCCAGAAGTGAGTTTTCGCTGTTCCTTGGTAAGGTTAGGGCACGTTTAGCCGAATGCAAGAAAGGACTTCCAAATATAGTTTTATTAAGACATTGCCCACATTTCCTCCCCGGCAGCCTACTGCTTTGAAGAAGGACGTATATGATACAAATATCTCGCACAAATGGCTTTATTGGGGACTAGTTTCACAGTGCACACTCTACTCTCCTGGTTGTGTTTTCCTCCTCCACTGCAGATAGGCCTCGGGCAACCAGAGCTCTTGAAATATTTgctatttattaataaattgtttGCTGCTGTTCTTGGGAAAACACTTTTTTAGAAACATCCATTTGTTACTAACCAGGTCTGGGGAAAAACCCTAGCCGTAAAACACCGGCATTAATATTCCTGGATgtcaccacatacacacatctctACCTGCACAGATAGTTTTGGGTATGATACGGTATGCTATATATGGAATCGGTAACGTTGGTTATGTATtcatgtttgttattttcttcctCAACAGGGATCTGTGCCAAACAAATTCTATGTCCACAACGACATCTTCCGTTATGAGGATGAGGTTTTCGGTGATTCTGAAGCGGAGCTGGATGAGGGTACGGGCACATACACTTGTCAATTAGCTTAGACCGTCCTTAGAATGTTTAGCATGGGCATTAATACCTAGTGTCAAAACAGAGGAACACCACTGTAGTATTGTTGGCTGCTGCAGTAGTGTAACTGGATTTCCCCTATTGCAGAATCTGAGGAGGAAGttgaggaggagccagaggagatCCAGGCCTCCCCTGAGCCACTTCAAGacagccccagcagcaccagctACTACGAAGCTCATCCTGTAACGTAGGTCCACATGGATGGATTGATGCTATGTTAATtgtagggatgtcccgatccccGGATCGGATCGGGCCCGATACTGGGTTTTTAAGGTAAATCGGGATCGGCCGATCTAATTCAATTTCATGGCCGATACATATTTatctatatgtatgtatgtatgtatgtatgtatgtatgtatgtatgtatgtatgtatgtatgtatgtatgtatgtatgtatgtatgtatgtatgtatgtatgtatgtatgtatgtatgtatgtatgtatgtatgtatgtatgtatgtatgtatgtatgtatgtatgtatgtatgtatgtatgtatgtatgtatgtatgtatgtatgtatgtatgtatgtatgtatatgtgtatatgtgtatatgtatgtatgtggaaATTGCGTTGAATGAGAGATACCATTTcacacgttgagcacacagttgtgtgactcgtttatgaGTTAGagaaaacaggaaatcaaaacgtaaacaaatcccgcatcgggctctgacgtcatgagacgctcgtaatccttaaagggacagcgatccctgaaccaccaagacagtaaacgacatgcctaacacagtggaaagaacaacacataacaaaatactgtaggtgaattatgttacactcactacatccaatcagaagctagaattaagactgaggtaaacgtgagggaatcagagaggcagattcaacagaatatcctgactgtgttaaatatgtaaatatgtaagtaataattgtgacataaatatgtaaatgattaactgacattgtaagtacatttctagcaaattaactccaatataaatgatattaatttattctacaactttcaaatatttaacttctgaaccttacattattatggattattccacggctcttctcaatgctggcTGAACAAACCATCCCAAGGTCAGAGAATCCTCTACCCTTCTGGCGGGCACATGCTACACCGCACTGGCTGATACAGCCACAAAGTTTCTTTGCGCACCTTGTACATCGGTGGACAGTGAGAGACTGTTTAGTGCAGTGTAGAATGTCCTTGATGTAAAAAGGAAGCGGTTGTCAGCCGAGATGGTGCAGATGttggttttcattaaaaaaaaaactgcactGAACTGAAGAAGTCAGTGCAGTATATTAAGATGGAGGAAATAAGAAGCTCTATTACACTATTATTACACAcccattgtaaaaaataataagctGAAAAAAGGGTGGAAACAGTTATGTTAACATAACATAACtgcttatgttatgttatgttaacgTGAGAGAATAAAAGCTATTGAGCACAGCTTGGATGCCTGTCTATTTCTTAATGTACAGGAAATAAAATCACAAAAAGTGTTAGGGTATCGAAATACCAGTATCGGGAAATATCGGGATCGGATCGGGAGCAACATGACAATATCGGAATCGGATCGGGAGCTAAAAAATGAGATCGGGACATCTCTAAATTGTACACGAAGTGAGAGGCTCAAAATGTGATTTTTAGCTTATTTATTGCCCCTCTTTTGTTAATCCTTATCGCCTAATTTAAACTTAGGAATTAATATTTGTGGTGGACAGATCTACTATTCTTGTTAAAATCAAGGTGTAtattttgaaaagaaaataggCGGTGCAGATTAACGCTGCGGACGCTAGATTCTTCCTGATCTCCACTCATGTTTTAAATTAATCATTTGTTTCTTCAGTAATGGCGTGGAGGAACCGATGGAGGAGCCTGCGCCAGAACAGGAGCCTGAACCCGAGCCAGAGCCCAAGCCGGAGGAGGTGAAGCAAGAAGAAGAGAAGGttctggaggagatggaggagaaggccCCTTCACCTGCACCCGCCGACTCCCCAGCCAACACCCAGGAACCTCCCAAGGTAAGAGGGCCTCGTCCTGCTTGAGTGCTCTTCTGCATGGTTACAGTTGCCATGAAGATTTGGTATATTCCAACTGTCCACCTATAACCCAACTCTCTTTTTGAAATGGCTGTCTCTGTACTGATGGTATGATGTGTTTTTGTGCCCCTCTAACAGACGTTTTCCTGGGCTTCAGTGACCAGTAAAAAcctgccccctagtggcacAGGTCCCTCCTCTGGTATCCCCCCTCACGTCGTCAAAGTCCCCAACTCACAGGTAACCATCGCTGCAGACGGAAACTCTGGAAGTGTACAGAAAATATATTGTGTTTGCTTTTTAATTAGCTCTGATACGATGGAAGGTTGAGGTACCATATTGAGGGCTAAATTCACAGTGTGATGTCTTTGTCATGACTTTCTGTTTTAAGTTAAGTTTTCTAATCGCTTACAAATAACCGCCTGGTGTCCGTAAGAAAAGACATGACTACCTAACTTATTTAAAGCACACTGATCTTTTTCATTCTATGTGCCAATGATTTCCAGCATTTACATAAAGACATTTTATACAAAACTCCCAGTCTGGCATAGTGTAGCTCAGGATAACCAGATTAGCTGGTTGTATTCTAAAACGACCAAGTGTACTTGTTTTGATACTTATGTTTGAGTTGTAGAACAGTTTGTGATGTATGCTATTGCtatcgttcccccccccccccaaaggccAGAGTGGAGGTCAAGCCAGAGACCCAGGCGGCCCCCCTTCGACCCCGAGACCAGCGCACACGAGAAAGACCCGCCTTCGCCCCACGAGGACCCAGGCCTGGTAGGTCCTGAACTCTAGATCACACACGGGTCAAGAAACCTTGGTCAGGAGTCTCCTCCATATCTTATTCACACAAACCTCCTCATGCTTCTTATGGGTGTTCACCATTTCCATCTTTCTGTGATTGGTAGATGGTGTGGCAGAGACACAAACGGGGAAACCGCACTTGAGTTTTGTCAGCAAAGGTAAAGTCTATCCCCGTTTACTCAGGGTATAACTGCACTGGTGTTTTTAGGTTGAAAAGTATGCGGCTAGAGCTTGtcatgttgttattgttgtggttTTGAGGACCAGTCACAGAGGAAGTGTTTGCCAACTGTAGAATGCAAAACCACACTGcggagaggaaaaaaaatagTTGATGCCTAGCAAAAAGCATGGCTTTTCAACTGTTTCAAAACAGCCATATAATATCTACGACGAACCTAAAATTACAAAAAGGCAAAAGCAGCAAGTGAAAGAATTTGTTTCCATTGAAGGCAATGACAAAATGACAGCCCACAGCTGTTAACAGGCGTTCTGTGTGATTGGGGCCTAAAGGATTACTAGGTCCGAAGCTGATCCATGTTGTGTACTGTGTACGGTGATGTCGTTGACCTTGCAGGCAGGGGGGATTCAGAGAGCAGTGAGATGGACACCAGGCGGATGGTCCGCTTCCCAGACAGCCATCAGCTGTTTGTGGGCAACCTTCCCCACGACATCGACGAGAGCGAACTCAAGGATTTCTTCATGAGTATGTTTCTCACAAAATAACCCTTATCTAAACAATACATAGGGGCTCGGGTGTCCTCAATGTCTGAAGTCTAACCTCCTTGGCATAAACCAAGATGCCCTTGCCCCCTATTTTGTCCTCAATGAAATTTATCTTAATTCTCCAAGTAATCTACTTTGGATGACTTTCCTTATGATGCATGACCTAAATAATAGTAAACAATGTTCCTCGGTATGTTTTCTTTGTTGTTATTTGACATAAAATgacgtttctctctctctccctcccatccccagCTTACGGGAATGTTGTTGAGCTCAGGATCAACACGAAGGGAGTTGGAGGAAAGCTGCCCAACTTTGGATTTGTAGTCTTTGATGATGCCGAACCTGTGCAGAGAATTCTGGGAGCCAAGGTAGTTGGGGCATGTCCAGACAATTCCTCGTCGACTTCTATTGACTTTGGTGGCTTGGGCATGTTCAAATGGAGGAGTCGTATTGCAGAACCATGAATTAACCTTTTATATTGGTGTGGGGCACATAATCACCAGCTGATATCGGTAGTGCAAATTACTGACACGTACCATTCTGGAGGATTTTTCTTGTACATGTGATGGTTAAATCGCCTATTATCAGACTTTTGTTTATAAAACATTGAAATCCAATAGATTTTAAGACTGGGTCCATGACCCATTTAAACCAGGTGACAAGCCGGTGTATAAAGTAGATTTGGAGTGTTTCTGGGCCGGGGGCCAAAGCTTGTTCCGTTGGTGTTCCGCCCAATGGGCATTGACGGATGGTGTCatttcctcctcctgcagccaATCATGTTCCGCGGCGAGGTGCGTCTGAacgtggaggagaagaagacgcGGGCGGTGCGGGAGAGGGAGACCCGCACGGGGGACGACCGCCGGGATATGAGGCGCAGCGAGCGCGGCGGAGGCCCCGGAGGGCCGCGAGGCATGGTGGGGGGAGGCATGATGCGTGACCGCGACGGAAGGGGCCCGCCGCCCAGAGGTGGCATGGCCCCCAAACCCGGCACGGGATCTGGAAGAGGGGCTGGGGGTCCGGGCGAGGGCCGCTTCACCACCCAGCGTCGCTAGGAAAGCACCACCTGCAATTTGGACGTAGTACCACATTCTTCATCAACTGTTCGTTAACGAAAAAAGTCCACATGTATAAACATGTATATTTGTtttggagtttttttttttcttttggcttTGGAATGTGACACAGCCTGTGAAcagtttcttcttcttttttttgtgaaacagaccaaacaaaaaaaacaaatgcttACGATTTATTTTGCTTACTTGCTGTGAGCTGAGCATCCTTCTCTGGTATCTCAAGAATTCACAAACGTTAATTTGTAAAAATTCGTGAAAAAAGGCAAACCAACCAGGAATAATCTGCCACTTTAGGAGGGACTGATAAGACTTTTACGTACGATAATCCAGCCCATCATTTGGATAAGAGATTATAAGCCTTAATTTACTGGGGCGCTACTTCACGAAATCCCTCTGTTGCACATTTTATAAAGTTCTCTACCCATTATTGTCGGAGAGAAAAAAATTTGTTTGACGTGCAGTTTGAGCTGGGAAGGGAGTTTTgtctttttaatattttattttttcccctttttaAACGAACACTGCTTCAAAATTGCATTATTGCACTCAATATGCACTAATGGGTACTTTTTTGTCCGATTTACATTGATATCCATGCCTGGAACGCAGCTGAAGACGTCTTTTggttttttgatttttttttttgtctcgaAACGACAACTTTTAAAGGACAGGTCTCCGTCGTGGCCTGTGTTCTCGTGACCAGTGTACTTTACACACCTTCAACCCAGAACTATGCCTCACCTTCCactggaggagaaaaaaaagcctGCTACAGATTATATTTTTCTCATTTATAAAATTGAATAAAATGCCTAAAAATCCTGGACTTTTCACCAAATGCtatggggggtggggagggtcaCTGAGGGACGAGTGTGAGGAAGGAGTGGAATACAAAGATGGAACAATAGACGAGCTGCCCATATGACGGTGGTTCTCTCCAATTTTGTTCTTTTGGTTTTAAGCGTTCGCTTTTCTTCATGTTTTTTTCGACCAGTTATTCGGCAGCAAAAACTTGCAAGGGCATGAActgcctcctcccctccctacTTCCTTTTCACATGcagaaaaacataataaatgtacagcaaaaaatatataatttactgtttttcattttatctGTTTTCGGTTCTCTTTCAACTTGTTAGTCGCATGACGGTGCCTTCTAGTTCATACTATCATTTTTTGACGGCCATTTCCGATCTTGCTTCGAGGACCAGGGCGTTTCCCTGCCTCGAGACGAGGGGCTGCGTAGTTCAAACTATCGCCTGTTGGGAACACTTGCAGTATTCATTCAAAATTTAAGTTCCTTGGTTCTGTTTACTCTAGGTGCTCATTTCATTGTTTTCCTACTATTGTACTACCTAAGGTAATCTGCTGTGAGTTTTG
Coding sequences:
- the g3bp2a gene encoding ras GTPase-activating protein-binding protein 2 isoform X1, encoding MVMEKPSPLLVGREFVRQYYTLLNKAPDFLHRFYGRNSSYVHGGLDPNGKLAEAVYGQAEIHKKVMSLQFSECHTKIRHVDAHATMTDGVVVQVLGELSNNGQPMRKFMQTFVLAPEVSFRCSLGSVPNKFYVHNDIFRYEDEVFGDSEAELDEESEEEVEEEPEEIQASPEPLQDSPSSTSYYEAHPVTNGVEEPMEEPAPEQEPEPEPEPKPEEVKQEEEKVLEEMEEKAPSPAPADSPANTQEPPKTFSWASVTSKNLPPSGTGPSSGIPPHVVKVPNSQARVEVKPETQAAPLRPRDQRTRERPAFAPRGPRPDGVAETQTGKPHLSFVSKGRGDSESSEMDTRRMVRFPDSHQLFVGNLPHDIDESELKDFFMTYGNVVELRINTKGVGGKLPNFGFVVFDDAEPVQRILGAKPIMFRGEVRLNVEEKKTRAVRERETRTGDDRRDMRRSERGGGPGGPRGMVGGGMMRDRDGRGPPPRGGMAPKPGTGSGRGAGGPGEGRFTTQRR
- the g3bp2a gene encoding ras GTPase-activating protein-binding protein 2 isoform X2, with translation MVMEKPSPLLVGREFVRQYYTLLNKAPDFLHRFYGRNSSYVHGGLDPNGKLAEAVYGQAEIHKKVMSLQFSECHTKIRHVDAHATMTDGVVVQVLGELSNNGQPMRKFMQTFVLAPEGSVPNKFYVHNDIFRYEDEVFGDSEAELDEESEEEVEEEPEEIQASPEPLQDSPSSTSYYEAHPVTNGVEEPMEEPAPEQEPEPEPEPKPEEVKQEEEKVLEEMEEKAPSPAPADSPANTQEPPKTFSWASVTSKNLPPSGTGPSSGIPPHVVKVPNSQARVEVKPETQAAPLRPRDQRTRERPAFAPRGPRPDGVAETQTGKPHLSFVSKGRGDSESSEMDTRRMVRFPDSHQLFVGNLPHDIDESELKDFFMTYGNVVELRINTKGVGGKLPNFGFVVFDDAEPVQRILGAKPIMFRGEVRLNVEEKKTRAVRERETRTGDDRRDMRRSERGGGPGGPRGMVGGGMMRDRDGRGPPPRGGMAPKPGTGSGRGAGGPGEGRFTTQRR
- the g3bp2a gene encoding ras GTPase-activating protein-binding protein 2 isoform X4 gives rise to the protein MVMEKPSPLLVGREFVRQYYTLLNKAPDFLHRFYGRNSSYVHGGLDPNGKLAEAVYGQAEIHKKVMSLQFSECHTKIRHVDAHATMTDGVVVQVLGELSNNGQPMRKFMQTFVLAPEGSVPNKFYVHNDIFRYEDEVFGDSEAELDEESEEEVEEEPEEIQASPEPLQDSPSSTSYYEAHPVTNGVEEPMEEPAPEQEPEPEPEPKPEEVKQEEEKVLEEMEEKAPSPAPADSPANTQEPPKTFSWASVTSKNLPPSGTGPSSGIPPHVVKVPNSQARVEVKPETQAAPLRPRDQRTRERPAFAPRGPRPGRGDSESSEMDTRRMVRFPDSHQLFVGNLPHDIDESELKDFFMTYGNVVELRINTKGVGGKLPNFGFVVFDDAEPVQRILGAKPIMFRGEVRLNVEEKKTRAVRERETRTGDDRRDMRRSERGGGPGGPRGMVGGGMMRDRDGRGPPPRGGMAPKPGTGSGRGAGGPGEGRFTTQRR
- the g3bp2a gene encoding ras GTPase-activating protein-binding protein 2 isoform X3 encodes the protein MVMEKPSPLLVGREFVRQYYTLLNKAPDFLHRFYGRNSSYVHGGLDPNGKLAEAVYGQAEIHKKVMSLQFSECHTKIRHVDAHATMTDGVVVQVLGELSNNGQPMRKFMQTFVLAPEVSFRCSLGSVPNKFYVHNDIFRYEDEVFGDSEAELDEESEEEVEEEPEEIQASPEPLQDSPSSTSYYEAHPVTNGVEEPMEEPAPEQEPEPEPEPKPEEVKQEEEKVLEEMEEKAPSPAPADSPANTQEPPKTFSWASVTSKNLPPSGTGPSSGIPPHVVKVPNSQARVEVKPETQAAPLRPRDQRTRERPAFAPRGPRPGRGDSESSEMDTRRMVRFPDSHQLFVGNLPHDIDESELKDFFMTYGNVVELRINTKGVGGKLPNFGFVVFDDAEPVQRILGAKPIMFRGEVRLNVEEKKTRAVRERETRTGDDRRDMRRSERGGGPGGPRGMVGGGMMRDRDGRGPPPRGGMAPKPGTGSGRGAGGPGEGRFTTQRR